The Flavobacterium praedii genome window below encodes:
- a CDS encoding AGE family epimerase/isomerase, producing the protein MQKELKNLKIELKLELQSILSYWMENTVDQKRGGFIGQIDYNNNTNEEAEKGSVLNARLLWTFSAAYKISHNREHLDTAKRAFEYISIYFHDVEFGGIFWSINPDGTPKDTKNQIYALAFVIYGLSEYFSVTQDKKALEMAIDLYKKIQKYSYDPINGGYLEAFTRDWQPIEDLRLSEKDANEKKTMNTHLHIIEGYANLYKVWKNESLRKVIIELLETIEKYFINTETGHLRLFFDENWVEKKDVVSYGHDIEAAWLLLQCAKISEDSTLISRFKKHAIQIADATKEGIDTDGGLWYEYDPETQELMAEKHWWPQAELMIGYFTAWQLSGKQEYLDIVFKNWDFTQKYIIDKEKGEWFWGINSDYSKIKKDKAGFWKCPYHNSRACIELIHRI; encoded by the coding sequence GTGCAAAAGGAATTAAAAAATCTAAAAATAGAACTAAAGCTAGAACTACAAAGTATCCTTTCGTATTGGATGGAAAACACTGTTGATCAAAAAAGGGGAGGATTTATTGGCCAGATAGATTACAATAATAATACCAATGAAGAAGCTGAAAAAGGGTCTGTATTAAATGCAAGATTGCTATGGACCTTTTCTGCAGCTTACAAAATTTCGCACAACAGAGAACATTTAGATACTGCAAAACGTGCATTTGAATATATTTCGATCTATTTTCATGATGTAGAATTTGGTGGAATTTTTTGGAGTATCAATCCAGACGGGACACCAAAAGACACTAAAAACCAAATTTATGCCTTAGCTTTTGTTATTTATGGATTGAGCGAATATTTTTCGGTTACTCAAGATAAAAAAGCATTAGAAATGGCTATTGATTTGTATAAAAAAATACAAAAATACAGTTACGATCCTATAAATGGTGGTTACCTAGAAGCCTTTACCCGTGACTGGCAACCGATAGAGGATTTGCGTTTGAGCGAAAAAGATGCCAACGAAAAGAAGACCATGAATACCCATTTGCATATCATTGAAGGCTATGCCAATTTGTATAAAGTATGGAAAAACGAGTCTTTGCGAAAAGTCATTATTGAATTATTGGAAACCATTGAAAAATATTTCATCAATACAGAAACAGGTCATTTACGATTATTTTTTGATGAAAATTGGGTCGAAAAAAAAGATGTTGTTTCCTATGGGCATGACATTGAAGCGGCTTGGCTTTTATTACAATGTGCTAAAATATCAGAAGATTCGACATTGATTAGTCGTTTTAAAAAACATGCTATTCAAATTGCAGATGCAACCAAAGAAGGAATCGATACCGACGGCGGATTATGGTATGAATACGATCCTGAAACCCAAGAATTAATGGCCGAAAAGCATTGGTGGCCTCAAGCTGAATTGATGATTGGTTATTTTACAGCTTGGCAACTTTCCGGGAAACAAGAATACTTAGATATCGTTTTTAAAAACTGGGATTTTACTCAAAAATATATTATTGACAAAGAAAAGGGAGAATGGTTTTGGGGTATCAACAGTGATTATTCTAAAATAAAAAAAGACAAAGCCGGATTCTGGAAATGCCCGTATCACAATAGCAGAGCTTGCATCGAATTGATTCATCGAATTTAA